A genomic stretch from Helianthus annuus cultivar XRQ/B chromosome 1, HanXRQr2.0-SUNRISE, whole genome shotgun sequence includes:
- the LOC110871177 gene encoding 3-ketoacyl-CoA thiolase 2, peroxisomal: MEKAINRQKILLQHLQPVSSSSSSYHESNLSVSSCSAGNSHRATGDDVVIVAAYRTAQCKSKRGGFKDTLPDDLLSTVLKAVIEKTNVDPSEVGDIIVGTVLAPGSQRGIECRMASLYAGFPDTVPIRTVNRQCSSGLQAVADVAAYIKAGFYEIGIGAGVESMSIDHIGPVSKVNPKVDKFAQARDCLLPMGITSENVSQRFGVTRQEQDQAAVESHKRAAIATSSGKFKDEIVPVHTKIVDPKTGEEKPVIISVDDGIRPSTNMADLAKLKPSFKKDGTTTAGTASQISDGAAAVLLMKRSVALKKGLPILGVFRSFEAVGVEPAIMGVGPAVAIPAAVKSAGLELKDIDLFEINEAFASQFVYCCKKLQLDPQKVNVNGGAMAIGHPLGATGARCVATLLHEMKRRGKDSRFGVISMCIGSGMGAAAVFESED, translated from the exons ATGGAGAAAGCCATTAACAGACAGAAGATCTTACTTCAACATCTTCAACctgtttcttcttcatcttcctcttACCATGAATCTAATCTTTCT GTTTCAAGTTGCTCAGCTGGGAATAGTCACCGGGCTACTGGAGATGATGTTGTTATCGTGGC TGCATACCGTACAGCCCAATGCAAATCAAAGCGTGGAGGTTTTAAAGATACTCTTCCTGATGATTTACTCTCAACAGTTCTAAAG GCAGTGATAGAGAAGACAAATGTGGACCCCAGTGAAGTAGGGGATATAATTGTTGGTACAGTTCTAGCACCAGGTTCACAAAGGGGAATTGAATGCAGAATGGCTTCATTATATGCTGGATTTCCAG ATACTGTGCCCATTAGAACAGTTAACAGACAATGTTCATCTGGACTCCAGGCAGTTGCTGATGTGGCTGCTTACATAAAAGCAGGATTTTATGAAATAGGTATTGGTGCTGGTGTGGAGTCAATGAGCATTGACCACATTGGACCAGTTTCAAAAGTCAACCCAAAA GTGGACAAATTTGCACAAGCCAGAGACTGTCTTCTTCCTATGGGAATCACATCTGAAAATGTGTCGCAACGGTTCGGTGTGACCCGCCAAGAACAAGATCAGGCTGCA GTCGAGTCTCACAAGCGTGCTGCTATCGCAACTTCGTCTGGGAAGTTCAAAGACGAGATTGTCCCTGTTCATACCAAG ATTGTTGACCCAAAAACAGGAGAGGAGAAGCCGGTTATAATATCGGTAGATGATGGTATTAGGCCAAGCACGAATATGGCTGATCTAGCGAAACTGAAACCATCATTCAAAAAAGACGGTACAACAACAGCAG GGACCGCAAGTCAGATTAGCGATGGTGCTGCTGCAGTTCTCCTCATGAAAAGAAGTGTGGCTCTAAAGAAAGGTCTTCCAATTCTTGGTGTATTCAG GAGTTTCGAAGCTGTTGGTGTGGAACCCGCTATTATGGGCGTAGGTCCCGCTGTTGCAATTCCAGCAGCTGTGAAGTCGGCAGGCCTCGAACTTAAGGACATTGATCTATTTGAAATAAATGAG GCCTTTGCATCCCAATTTGTATACTGTTGCAAGAAGCTACAGCTTGATCCTCAAAAAGTGAATGTTAATGGTGGAGCTATGGCTATTGGGCATCCTTTGGGAGCTACAG GAGCTCGTTGCGTTGCAACTTTACTTCATGAGATGAAGCGTCGTGGGAAAGATAGTCGATTCGGTGTTATTTCTATGTGCATAG GTTCAGGTATGGGGGCTGCAGCGGTGTTTGAAAGCGAAGATTGA
- the LOC110871189 gene encoding thioredoxin-like protein 4B: MSYLLRTLTKKEDVDSIIRDTIDKLLVLRFGRSSDSVCLQLDDILSKSEQDVSKFASIALVDVDSEEIQVYVKYFDITLIPSTVFFFNAHHMKMDSGSADHTKWVGAFHQKQDFVDVVEEIFRGAMKGKLIVNCPLPPERIPKFQLLYKGV; the protein is encoded by the exons ATGAGTTACCTTTTGAGAACGTTAACGAAGAAGGAAGACGTGGATTCAATCATCAGAGACACCATCGATAAGCTTCTTGTCCTTCGATTCGGAAGATCTTCCGATTCCGTTTGTCTACAACTCGATGATATC CTTTCAAAATCTGAACAAGATGTATCAAAATTCGCAAGTATAGCGTTAGTGGATGTTGATTCTGAGGAAATTCAGGTTTACGTTAAGTATTTTGACATCACTCTTATTCCTTCAACCGTTTTCTTCTTCAATGCTCATCATATGAAGATGGATTCAGG GAGTGCAGATCACACAAAGTGGGTAGGCGCATTTCACCAAAAACAGGATTTCGTTGATGTTGTAGAG GAAATATTTAGAGGGGCCATGAAAGGCAAGCTGATAGTGAATTGCCCACTTCCTCCAGAACGAATACCCAAGTTTCAACTGTTATATAAAGGCGTGTGA